The Natrinema sp. DC36 genome includes the window AAACCCGACGTCGTCCTCTTCGGCGAGCAGCTCCCGGGTGCGGTCATCCAGCGAGCGCGGTCGCTCGCCCGCGAGAGCGACGTCTTCCTCGCGATCGGCTCCTCGCTGGTCGTCGAACCCGCCGCCTCGCTCCCGCGACTCGCCGCGTCGACCGGTGCAACGGTTGGGATCGTCAACCTCGAGGCGACGCCCTGTGACGACATCGCGGACGTCGTCCATCGCGAGGACGTGACGGACGCGATTCCCCGGCTCCGAGAACTCGTCGACTGAGATTCTCCGGGATCCAGCGGCTCACTCGACGACCCGGTCCGCGACCAACTGCGCCTGGCCGCGCCGCAGCCGTTCGCTAACGGCCTGATTCGAGATGCCGAGCTGGGCGGCGATCTCGGACAGCCCCGTCTCGCGGGGAACCTCGAAGAACCCGTACTCGTAGGCCAGCGCGAGCGCCTCCCGCTGGGCGTCGGTCAGCGTGGATCCGCGGTCGCGGCCCCGGTGCTGTCGGTCGTCGTCGGCGAGCCGCTGTAACTCGAGGGAGACGCCCTCGTTCGCGAGGAACTCGTGATAGCGACCGAACGAGTCGCGGTCGGGAAAGCGCATCTCGATCTCCCAGCGCCCGTCCGCTCCCTGACAGTCGAGTAATTCGCCGCCGGCGTCGACCCACTCCCGGTAGGCCCCCACGACGTCAGTCTCGCTTCCGTGGAGCCGGTACAGTTCTCGCCCGTCGACCCCGCCGATTCGATCGAACGACGCGATCGTGGCGTCGTCCGCGAGCGCGCGCTCCAGTCGCTCACGTTCGCGGTAGCGGACCCAGCAGAACGAGATCGGCCGTTCGGGGTCGAGGGCGTACTGGCGCTCGAGTTCGACGTCGATCGACGGGAGGGCCTCGAGCGTCGGCCCGAGGAGAAGCGCCGGCGACGACGCCTCGAACGCGGCGAGGAGGCTCATGCAGGGTCGTGTGACACGGAGAGACAAAACAGTTTAGGCCACGTTAACGGGACCAACGGTCGCAGCTACGCGTCGTTCGCCGCTGCGACGGTTTCCCGAACCGCCTCGATACCCTCGTCGTGTGCGAGGTCGCCGACGACGATCACGTCGGCGTACTGGGCCATCGAGTACGCGGAGTCGTAGTCGTGAATGCCGCCGCCGTAGAACAGCGTCGACTCGTCGATGGCTTCGGCGGCGGCCTCGACGACGCCTTCGTCGCCGAGCATACCGGAGTACTCGACGTAGACGATCTCCTGGCCGAACATGTGTTCCGCGACCGTCGCGTAGGCGGCGACGTCGTCGGCGCCGAGATCGCAGTCGGCCTCCGTCAGCTCCGCGACGTCGGCTTCGGGGTTCATCACGACGTAGGCCTCCGTCGTCGTCCGGTCCCAGTCGAGGTCCCCCTCGAGTCGGACCCACTCCTTGTGAGCTTCGGTGATCCAGAACGGCGAGCCGGCGTTGAAGACGGTCGGAATGAGGTAGCCGTCCAGCGCGTCATCCTCGAGGACGACCTCGGGGTTCGATGGCTCCTGATAGAGCGCGACGTCGTGTTCGGCACAGGCCTCGATGACCGCGCTCATGTTCTCCTCGGTGATGCCCATGGTGCCGCCGACTTCGATCGCGTCGGTCCCGGTCGCACAGAGATCACCGTAGGTCACGCCCGCCGGTAACTCCTTGTCCGGATCGAGCTTGAGAATATGGTTCCAGTCGTCCCAGGGGGTAGTCATACTGCGTCGTTTCCCGACAACCAGCAAAAGCGCTACGAAACGACCCCCGTCTCGAGAACCTCACAGTCGAACTCGAGAAGGGGTCGAGATCGGATTCGACCTGTCGGCCGCTCGCGCGCCACACGACGAGGCCGGTCGCGTTCGATCTCGGTCTCCGATCGCGGCCGACCGAACCGTGACGCGGCGGTGAGTCGGCGATCTCGAGGCGGCTGCAAGTGCTCGGTGCACTCGGCTCGATTACGCCGTCATCACAGTTGCTCGGCGCTGACGGCTCGCATCGAGCTGTCGTTCTCGACTTCCCAGATCCGCAGTACGAGGTGTGCCTTACAGTAGTATTCGGCGGTCTCGAGACCGGTCTCTCCATTCTCGAGGACGAGCTGGCACATGTCCCCGTTCGAACACTCTGGTGAATGTTCACACATTGGTACTCGGTTCGTCTACTCCCCTCGCAGGCAAGACGTTGTCGGTGAAACCGTTCGGCTTTTTTCGTCGGCCCGGTCCCCTGCTACCGGTTCGATCGGCTCTACTCGGCGGTATCACCGGGTACTGCACGGGTCACGCACCGATCACTACAACCGGGAACTCGGCGGCGTGCGCCGTGCCTGATCGGTGACCGACCGCAGTAACTGACTGGAGATCCGATCGCGATGCAAACCCGGATCGACGCTAGACGCCCTGACTCATCAAGTGGCTGCGCAACACGTCGGCCTCCTTGTTTCCGGATCCCGTGTTGACGATGACGACCGTCTCGTCGCCGTCGAACGCGCCGCGTTCCGCGAGCTCCCACGCGCCGCTCGCCGCCGCCGCCGCGCTCGGAATGAGTTCGAGTCCCGTCGTCTGGGCCACCCGGACGGCGGCCTCGAGGATGTCCGGGTCTTCGGTCGCGACTGCACCGCCGTCGGTCTCGCGGAGCGCCTCGAGGATTCGCGGACTCGCCGCGGGATCGGAAATCTCGAGTTCGCCACAGATCGTGTCGGGGTGCTCGACCGGGTTGTGCTCGTCGCGGTCGTCGTCGAACGCCTCGACGATCGGCGCACAGCCCGACGCCTGGGCGGCGTAGAGGGCGGGCAGGTCGTCGATCAGACCCAGTTCCCGAAACTCGCGTGCGGCTTTGGCGAGTCCGACGAGCCCGGTACCGGCTCCCGTGGGGTAACAGATCGCGTCGGGAACGTCCCACTCGAGCTGTTCTGCAATCTCGTAGAACAGCGTCTTCGCGCCCTCGTGGCGGTAGGGCGTGTCGAACGATCGGAGGGAGTACCAGTCGTCGTGTTCGGCCACCCCCTCCTCGAACGCGCCGGCGGCGTCGCCGAACCGGCCGCCGACGACGTTCATGTCGCCGCCGTGGACGTTGACCATCGCCTTGTTCGTAAAGCCGGATCGGGAGGGGAGATACGCGTGCGAGTCGAGCCCCGCTCGGCCCGCGTAGGCCGCGACGGCCTGTCCGCCGTTGCCCGTCGAGGGGAGCGCAACGTCGCTCGCGCCGTGATGGACGGCCGCGGTGACGGCCACCGACGCGCCGCGATCCGTGCTCGAGCCGGTCGGATTCCGGCCGTCATCTTTGATCAGCACGCGCCCGACGCCGAGTTCGGCAGCCAGATCGGGACAGTCGACCAGCGGCGTCGCTCCCTCCTGGGTCGTCACCGCCGACTCGCGAGCGAACGGAAGCAGTTCCGCGTAGCGCCACTGGGAGTCGAACGGCCGGTCGGCGAGCGTCTCGCGATCGAGGTCGATCGCGTCGTAGTCGTAGGTCGGATCGAGCGCGCCGCCGCAGTCCGGGCAGCGGTGGGACTCGGAAGCGTCGACGGTGGCCCCGCAGTCGACGCACTCGAGGCCGGCGAAGGCGGCTGTCGTCTTCATAGACGATCCTTCGCGGCGTCGAACTAAGGGCTGTTCATCGGCGGCGCGGGCCGAGCGGTACGGGAGCGTTGTGACCGATGGTCGAGACCGAGACTCCTGGAATCGAGACTGTCGGACCCGAACCTGTCGAGCGCTCAGTTGGACGCAACGCGAACGGCGAAAAACGAGGGGGAGAAGTGAGAGATCAGTTGTCGCCGGATTTCGACTGCCACTCGTATCCGCGGCGTTTGGCGGATTTGCCGAAGCCACACGACGAACACTCTTTCTTCTTGGTATGATACGATTTCTCTCCGCAGCGACGACACTTCGTGTGGGTCGTCTTGTTCTTCTTTCCTTGGCTCGGGGTTCCTGCACCAGTCATGGAGTGATCGAAACGACGTTATCGCCGCGTATAATGGTTGTGTCTTCGACCGGCGGCTCCTCTTCGACCTCGCCGCCGATGGGGATCGTCACGTCCTCGAGCACCAGATTCATGTGCTGATCGTAGCCCGCGAGCTCGCCGAGATACTCGTCACCACTCTTGAGCCGTACCGTCACGCGTTCGCCGAGCGACGCCTCGAGGACGTCCAGCGGTCGTCCA containing:
- a CDS encoding helix-turn-helix domain-containing protein, coding for MSLLAAFEASSPALLLGPTLEALPSIDVELERQYALDPERPISFCWVRYRERERLERALADDATIASFDRIGGVDGRELYRLHGSETDVVGAYREWVDAGGELLDCQGADGRWEIEMRFPDRDSFGRYHEFLANEGVSLELQRLADDDRQHRGRDRGSTLTDAQREALALAYEYGFFEVPRETGLSEIAAQLGISNQAVSERLRRGQAQLVADRVVE
- a CDS encoding phosphoglycerol geranylgeranyltransferase codes for the protein MTTPWDDWNHILKLDPDKELPAGVTYGDLCATGTDAIEVGGTMGITEENMSAVIEACAEHDVALYQEPSNPEVVLEDDALDGYLIPTVFNAGSPFWITEAHKEWVRLEGDLDWDRTTTEAYVVMNPEADVAELTEADCDLGADDVAAYATVAEHMFGQEIVYVEYSGMLGDEGVVEAAAEAIDESTLFYGGGIHDYDSAYSMAQYADVIVVGDLAHDEGIEAVRETVAAANDA
- a CDS encoding threonine synthase; amino-acid sequence: MKTTAAFAGLECVDCGATVDASESHRCPDCGGALDPTYDYDAIDLDRETLADRPFDSQWRYAELLPFARESAVTTQEGATPLVDCPDLAAELGVGRVLIKDDGRNPTGSSTDRGASVAVTAAVHHGASDVALPSTGNGGQAVAAYAGRAGLDSHAYLPSRSGFTNKAMVNVHGGDMNVVGGRFGDAAGAFEEGVAEHDDWYSLRSFDTPYRHEGAKTLFYEIAEQLEWDVPDAICYPTGAGTGLVGLAKAAREFRELGLIDDLPALYAAQASGCAPIVEAFDDDRDEHNPVEHPDTICGELEISDPAASPRILEALRETDGGAVATEDPDILEAAVRVAQTTGLELIPSAAAAASGAWELAERGAFDGDETVVIVNTGSGNKEADVLRSHLMSQGV
- a CDS encoding LSM domain-containing protein, which produces MSGRPLDVLEASLGERVTVRLKSGDEYLGELAGYDQHMNLVLEDVTIPIGGEVEEEPPVEDTTIIRGDNVVSITP
- a CDS encoding 50S ribosomal protein L37e, encoding MTGAGTPSQGKKNKTTHTKCRRCGEKSYHTKKKECSSCGFGKSAKRRGYEWQSKSGDN